Proteins encoded by one window of Vibrio panuliri:
- a CDS encoding DUF2726 domain-containing protein encodes MEYVAIVVVLFVAFYLFIHQRYLKQDGLKDSAYKKKGSLLNSKESAFYNALIAAVGQQAVVMSKVTMTKVIAPKAKDKKQWFIANNRIAKSHFDFVVCDPRSLEVRVVIELDDGSPLSKGKVERQKLLMHVCQSAGIPLIGATIKHSYQVGKLRRLLAAHIDLIEADKEVRFCKRCGSPMNIKTATHGDYKGRRFFTCSRQPHCTYTENYNVVFEDE; translated from the coding sequence ATGGAATACGTTGCAATAGTCGTTGTTTTATTTGTCGCATTTTATCTGTTTATCCATCAGCGTTATCTCAAGCAAGATGGCTTGAAAGACAGTGCCTATAAAAAGAAAGGCTCACTGCTTAATAGTAAAGAATCGGCGTTTTATAACGCATTGATTGCGGCGGTTGGTCAGCAAGCTGTGGTGATGTCGAAGGTGACCATGACCAAAGTCATCGCACCTAAAGCGAAAGACAAAAAGCAGTGGTTTATTGCCAACAATCGTATTGCTAAAAGCCATTTTGATTTTGTGGTTTGCGATCCACGCAGTCTAGAAGTTCGTGTAGTGATTGAGCTAGATGATGGTTCACCTTTAAGCAAAGGGAAAGTTGAGCGACAAAAGTTGCTTATGCATGTGTGTCAGTCTGCCGGTATCCCGCTGATTGGCGCAACTATTAAGCACAGTTATCAAGTTGGCAAACTGCGTCGATTGCTCGCAGCTCATATTGACCTGATTGAAGCAGACAAAGAAGTGCGTTTTTGTAAACGTTGTGGAAGTCCGATGAACATTAAAACGGCCACCCATGGAGACTATAAAGGTCGTCGCTTCTTTACTTGTAGCCGCCAACCGCACTGTACTTATACAGAAAACTATAATGTTGTTTTTGAAGATGAGTAA
- a CDS encoding GGDEF domain-containing protein: MDLDIFNPSRHLRRAVLFWLSMFLSGAAFIVSYLSITTGSYAVFPIVEISFGIFSAYICYLTFYDKATHPLRKAYVWLFMATIISGVIIHPLSHGVYVWANLFPIMGYLILGKRSATIVSPFGLFVLTCLLLMKISQQPLISHAHLLVNFVLCYLCVWAAAHILEVKRTVSETSLGQLASRDALTGVYNRHALIHNFERYRQESQKLPLSLLILDLDHFKQVNDKHGHDVGDQVLAQTAALIDAFSNEHLVYRIGGEEFCIAFHDTTLKQATVKAEQIRIAIENHTFSVKETSIMLTASIGVYQCHHFNSLQCVLKKADAELYRAKKSGRNQVMMSTYSETLTDSV, translated from the coding sequence ATGGATCTCGACATATTCAATCCCTCGCGGCATCTTAGGCGAGCCGTCCTATTCTGGTTGAGTATGTTTCTTTCTGGCGCCGCGTTTATCGTATCCTATTTATCCATTACGACGGGTAGTTACGCGGTATTTCCGATAGTCGAAATAAGCTTTGGTATTTTCTCTGCTTATATCTGCTACCTCACTTTCTATGACAAAGCCACCCACCCGCTGCGCAAAGCGTATGTGTGGTTATTTATGGCGACAATCATCTCTGGAGTGATCATCCATCCGCTCAGTCATGGGGTCTATGTGTGGGCGAACCTTTTCCCGATAATGGGTTATCTGATATTAGGCAAACGTTCTGCAACCATCGTTTCACCGTTTGGTTTGTTTGTCCTGACTTGCTTACTGCTGATGAAGATAAGCCAGCAACCTCTGATTTCACACGCTCATCTGCTGGTCAACTTTGTGTTGTGCTACCTATGTGTATGGGCGGCAGCTCATATTTTGGAAGTAAAACGTACCGTCTCAGAAACCTCACTAGGTCAACTGGCTTCGCGCGATGCCCTAACGGGTGTTTACAATCGGCACGCCCTGATACATAACTTTGAGCGCTATCGACAAGAGAGCCAAAAACTCCCACTATCACTACTTATTTTAGATCTTGACCATTTTAAGCAAGTGAACGATAAGCATGGTCATGATGTCGGTGATCAGGTTCTGGCGCAAACCGCTGCGCTAATTGATGCGTTTAGTAACGAGCATCTTGTTTATCGAATCGGTGGAGAGGAGTTTTGCATCGCTTTTCACGATACGACACTAAAGCAAGCAACCGTCAAAGCGGAGCAGATCCGTATCGCCATCGAGAACCATACGTTTAGCGTTAAAGAGACTTCGATCATGCTGACCGCAAGTATTGGGGTTTATCAATGCCACCACTTCAACTCTTTACAATGCGTTTTGAAAAAAGCGGATGCGGAGCTTTATCGAGCAAAGAAAAGCGGCCGAAACCAAGTCATGATGTCGACCTACAGCGAGACGCTCACCGACAGTGTGTAA
- a CDS encoding pirin family protein, with the protein MSKLATYSGYRLVEQIIHAMPTSDGDGVKIARLAGFNRAAFSPFLMIDELKSDDTADYMGGFPPHPHRGIETLTYMLQGHFQHKDHMGDVGELRSGGAQWMAAGKGVIHSEMPIMQEGQLHGFQIWINQPARDKMNQAKYHDFQSEVITQVHQDHQGLLRVISGRLEVKQTPVFGPLQQTGVPATVADWRASAGDRIEIGLPVEHNVMIYVYQGQITVTGTQVQQGQLALLSAGEMVDINAEKESGAILFSGQPIDEPVVHYGPFVMNSMAEIEQAIDDYNSGQFETY; encoded by the coding sequence ATGAGCAAATTAGCAACATATTCAGGATATCGTTTAGTTGAACAAATCATTCATGCTATGCCGACATCAGATGGCGACGGGGTAAAGATTGCTCGTCTAGCTGGGTTTAATCGCGCGGCCTTTTCCCCTTTTTTGATGATTGATGAACTTAAATCTGATGACACTGCGGATTATATGGGGGGATTTCCGCCCCATCCACACCGAGGTATTGAGACTTTAACCTATATGTTGCAGGGACATTTTCAGCATAAGGATCATATGGGGGACGTGGGCGAATTGCGTAGTGGTGGTGCGCAATGGATGGCTGCGGGAAAAGGTGTTATTCATAGTGAAATGCCGATTATGCAAGAAGGGCAATTGCACGGTTTTCAAATTTGGATTAATCAACCTGCACGCGACAAAATGAATCAAGCGAAATACCATGATTTTCAGTCTGAAGTCATAACGCAAGTGCATCAAGATCACCAAGGGTTGTTGCGCGTTATCTCTGGTCGATTAGAAGTCAAGCAAACGCCGGTGTTCGGTCCATTGCAGCAAACAGGAGTGCCTGCCACTGTCGCTGATTGGCGAGCATCTGCAGGGGATAGAATCGAGATTGGTTTGCCTGTCGAGCATAATGTGATGATCTATGTCTATCAAGGGCAGATTACTGTCACGGGGACGCAAGTGCAGCAGGGACAATTGGCACTGCTATCTGCGGGTGAAATGGTGGATATTAATGCTGAAAAAGAGAGTGGTGCGATCTTGTTTAGTGGTCAGCCGATTGATGAGCCTGTTGTGCACTATGGCCCATTTGTTATGAATAGTATGGCGGAGATAGAGCAAGCGATTGACGACTACAACTCTGGTCAGTTTGAAACTTACTAG
- a CDS encoding DUF3297 family protein → MNDTTAKPALPDHLSGNPRSPFFVAECFEHQIGIRFNGKERTDVEEYCISEGWIKIASPKALDRRGQPMLITLKGTVEAYYV, encoded by the coding sequence ATGAACGATACAACTGCTAAACCAGCTCTACCTGACCACCTATCAGGCAATCCACGTAGCCCATTCTTCGTGGCTGAGTGTTTCGAACACCAAATCGGTATTCGTTTCAACGGTAAAGAGCGTACCGACGTAGAAGAGTACTGCATCAGCGAAGGTTGGATCAAAATTGCTTCTCCTAAAGCACTAGACCGTCGCGGTCAACCAATGCTGATCACGCTAAAAGGCACGGTAGAAGCTTACTACGTCTAA
- a CDS encoding sugar-binding transcriptional regulator — protein MTDAVLKNVSSFNNDPILHATWLYYQEGLSQTEVAKLMGISRVTVVKYLQTAREKGLVQISLDLNTFSSIETALHIKEKFALKRVVIVPDGEHAKQREDSKLMRERLAKAGGMYLNQVVEDGDVLGVAWGRTIHQMSYLMTPKSCKNVTVMQMLGSMPAQPDFTTIESSSQLANKLSGRVVSLHVPAVVSSSRLAVELQAEPIIRANFDTLTRCNKALFVVGNALEENPLIRVGVLSKQEMQHYRELGAVGVICGRFYDKFGQPVVAEIDLRILGISLAQLRQVDRRIFLAAGERNYDATLGAILGGYVSDLIIDEGTAEFLFNVELPIKP, from the coding sequence ATGACCGATGCTGTACTAAAGAACGTCAGCTCATTTAACAATGACCCGATCCTCCACGCCACTTGGCTTTATTACCAAGAAGGCTTGAGTCAGACCGAAGTGGCCAAGTTAATGGGAATATCACGGGTTACCGTGGTTAAATATCTGCAAACTGCACGCGAAAAAGGATTGGTGCAAATCAGCCTCGACCTAAATACCTTTTCGTCGATAGAAACCGCACTACACATCAAAGAAAAATTCGCTCTTAAGCGCGTGGTGATTGTTCCTGATGGCGAACATGCCAAACAGCGCGAAGACTCCAAGTTAATGCGCGAACGTCTGGCTAAAGCCGGAGGAATGTACCTCAATCAAGTGGTAGAAGATGGCGATGTACTGGGCGTCGCCTGGGGAAGAACCATCCACCAAATGAGTTACTTAATGACCCCTAAAAGCTGTAAAAACGTCACGGTGATGCAAATGTTGGGGTCTATGCCTGCGCAACCGGACTTTACCACGATAGAATCTTCATCTCAGTTAGCCAATAAGCTCTCTGGTCGAGTGGTGTCTTTGCATGTACCTGCAGTTGTCTCCAGCTCTCGCTTGGCGGTTGAGTTACAAGCCGAACCGATTATTCGTGCGAACTTTGATACCCTCACCCGCTGTAACAAAGCACTGTTTGTGGTTGGGAACGCACTTGAAGAAAACCCTCTTATTCGCGTTGGGGTTCTCTCTAAACAAGAGATGCAGCACTATCGTGAATTAGGCGCAGTGGGTGTTATTTGCGGTCGTTTTTACGATAAATTTGGCCAGCCTGTTGTGGCGGAAATAGACCTGCGAATTCTAGGCATTAGCCTTGCACAGCTTCGCCAAGTCGATAGGCGCATTTTCCTCGCGGCAGGTGAACGTAATTATGATGCCACCCTAGGCGCGATTCTTGGTGGGTACGTATCTGACTTAATTATCGATGAAGGAACTGCGGAATTCTTGTTCAACGTAGAGCTACCGATTAAGCCCTAA
- a CDS encoding RbsD/FucU family protein, with amino-acid sequence MLKHIDPLLNAELLFALQNMGHGDRLAIVDANFPAKSHAKNHFVSLTGVDASAVLASLLKHFPLDAFTEVPMWIMAEDGSEVPTEAARDFMRVKDASEESEHQSILLDRQDFYVATRECQLVISTSDMRPYACMILQKGVIFD; translated from the coding sequence ATGCTCAAACATATCGACCCGCTATTAAATGCCGAGCTACTTTTTGCACTGCAAAATATGGGGCACGGTGATCGATTAGCCATTGTAGATGCTAATTTCCCCGCTAAGTCTCATGCCAAAAATCACTTTGTTTCCCTCACTGGCGTTGACGCCTCAGCCGTATTGGCAAGCCTGTTAAAGCACTTTCCATTAGATGCATTTACCGAGGTGCCGATGTGGATTATGGCTGAAGATGGTAGTGAAGTACCGACTGAAGCTGCCCGAGACTTTATGCGGGTAAAGGATGCATCGGAGGAATCTGAGCATCAAAGTATTCTGCTGGATAGACAAGACTTTTACGTTGCAACGCGAGAGTGCCAACTGGTGATTAGTACCAGTGATATGCGCCCGTATGCGTGCATGATTTTACAAAAAGGTGTGATCTTTGACTGA
- a CDS encoding sugar ABC transporter ATP-binding protein encodes MSEVANTIEIRSIKKAFGSNTVLHDVSLAVEGGSVLALMGANGAGKSTLVKILSGVYSADEGAILINGNPVDVSTPQLAREAGIITVHQIINDGVVQDLNIAENLLLDKLCDGRFGTLISQKDLESQARPLADKIGLTLPLDTQVSELSQADRQLVAIARAISDKPKLLILDEPTSSLSDTESIKLFEAVKVMRSQGVAVVYISHRMSDIRTLADKIAALREGRIVGLFEPPLDYDAAVDSMLGHAVGEVSHKYRQGERTILELLDVRLKEQSQPFDLTLKSGEIVVLTGLLSSGCTSVVEGIFGMAKFSSGTIKLAGKEWTPSSPVHAIDSGIFMVQEDRGNNALIPAFSIEQNVSLPFLKQFSSFGFIDRKREKQQVEKAIQTTKVKYTDQEELMSTLSGGNQQKAMVARWMMESCHVLLLNEPFQGVDISSRRQIGELLRQTASDRVTIAVCTDVEEALEIADRIIVFNHNNLVGIHRIDQIHMPTLINQIAAAPDNQTDNKTNTEDVTDERYA; translated from the coding sequence ATGTCGGAAGTAGCGAATACTATTGAGATACGATCCATTAAAAAAGCCTTTGGCAGTAACACCGTCTTACATGATGTAAGTTTGGCTGTTGAGGGTGGTAGTGTTCTTGCGTTGATGGGCGCTAATGGGGCGGGTAAGTCAACCTTGGTAAAGATATTGAGTGGTGTCTATTCCGCTGATGAAGGGGCAATTTTAATCAACGGAAACCCAGTGGATGTCTCCACCCCTCAGTTAGCACGTGAAGCGGGCATCATTACCGTTCACCAAATAATAAATGATGGTGTGGTGCAAGACCTCAACATCGCAGAAAACCTGTTATTGGATAAGTTATGTGATGGACGCTTTGGCACCTTAATTTCGCAAAAAGATCTCGAATCTCAAGCTCGTCCTTTGGCGGATAAAATAGGGCTGACACTTCCATTAGATACTCAAGTCTCAGAGCTTTCACAAGCCGATCGCCAATTGGTCGCCATCGCGCGTGCGATTTCAGATAAACCAAAGCTATTGATCTTAGATGAGCCGACATCTTCTTTGTCAGACACTGAATCAATTAAGTTGTTTGAAGCAGTCAAAGTGATGCGAAGTCAGGGCGTTGCAGTGGTTTATATCTCTCACCGTATGTCAGATATTCGCACTTTGGCTGACAAGATTGCGGCACTACGTGAAGGTCGAATTGTTGGGCTGTTTGAGCCTCCGCTTGATTATGACGCAGCCGTTGATTCGATGTTAGGTCATGCGGTGGGCGAAGTAAGCCATAAATATCGCCAAGGTGAACGTACCATTCTAGAACTGCTAGACGTTCGCTTGAAAGAGCAATCACAACCCTTTGATCTGACGTTGAAGTCAGGGGAAATTGTGGTGCTTACTGGTCTATTGTCTTCTGGTTGTACTTCTGTTGTGGAAGGCATTTTTGGTATGGCTAAGTTTTCTTCAGGCACGATCAAACTTGCAGGCAAAGAGTGGACACCAAGCTCGCCCGTTCATGCGATAGACAGCGGTATCTTTATGGTGCAAGAAGACCGAGGTAACAACGCACTCATTCCTGCATTTTCAATAGAACAAAACGTAAGTCTCCCATTTCTAAAGCAGTTTTCTTCGTTTGGTTTTATTGACAGAAAGCGTGAGAAACAGCAGGTCGAAAAGGCAATTCAAACCACCAAAGTGAAATACACCGACCAAGAAGAGTTAATGTCTACGCTGTCTGGGGGAAATCAGCAAAAAGCGATGGTTGCGCGTTGGATGATGGAATCATGCCATGTGTTATTGCTCAATGAGCCATTCCAAGGTGTGGATATATCTTCCCGACGTCAAATTGGTGAGCTGCTACGTCAAACCGCAAGTGACCGCGTCACTATTGCCGTATGTACAGACGTGGAAGAGGCGCTAGAGATCGCTGATCGCATCATCGTATTCAACCACAACAACTTAGTCGGCATTCATCGGATTGATCAGATTCATATGCCAACACTAATTAATCAAATCGCAGCCGCTCCAGATAATCAAACTGACAATAAAACTAACACCGAGGATGTCACCGATGAAAGATATGCGTGA
- a CDS encoding ABC transporter permease, with protein MKDMREFAIKYGLLILLALMLILFSVAEPAFLSTINMMIILQSVSIVAILALGVTATLAVDGFDLSIGSTAAFSMMTASYVMVVFDGGTTMAIFAAITVGVLVGLVNGFMTVQMKVPDLLTTLGMMFLLLGLQLIPTQGRSISTGMSLSNGETATGTFSESFLFLGRARVFDIIPVPVIIMLILAVITYFFLERTRHGRVMYAIGSNEQAAKLAGARIKFYRYVAYVMSGVYASIGGILLAARIGRGDVSSGNSLLMDGVAGALIGFAVLGAARPNAQGSAIGALFVGVLLNGLTMMNTPYYTQDFIKGLVLVAALMFTFGLSNKRA; from the coding sequence ATGAAAGATATGCGTGAATTCGCCATTAAATATGGTCTGCTTATATTGCTCGCGTTAATGCTGATTCTATTTTCCGTCGCAGAGCCAGCTTTTTTAAGCACTATCAACATGATGATTATTCTGCAATCGGTATCGATTGTTGCCATCTTAGCCTTGGGGGTCACCGCGACACTGGCTGTGGATGGTTTTGATTTATCAATCGGTTCAACGGCGGCGTTCTCAATGATGACGGCCAGTTACGTGATGGTGGTTTTCGATGGCGGAACAACCATGGCTATCTTCGCCGCTATTACCGTAGGCGTATTGGTAGGCCTAGTGAATGGCTTTATGACGGTTCAAATGAAAGTGCCGGATTTGTTGACCACGCTAGGCATGATGTTCTTGCTGTTGGGGCTGCAACTTATTCCAACTCAAGGACGCTCGATTTCAACTGGAATGAGTTTATCTAACGGTGAAACGGCAACGGGCACCTTTTCTGAGAGCTTCCTATTTTTAGGTCGCGCTAGGGTGTTCGATATTATTCCAGTGCCTGTGATTATCATGCTGATTTTGGCAGTGATCACCTATTTCTTCCTTGAGCGCACTCGTCACGGCCGCGTGATGTATGCGATTGGCTCAAATGAGCAAGCCGCTAAGTTAGCTGGGGCGCGTATCAAATTTTATCGCTATGTCGCTTATGTCATGTCCGGCGTTTACGCCTCGATTGGTGGCATTTTGCTTGCGGCACGAATTGGACGCGGCGACGTAAGTTCAGGCAACTCCCTATTGATGGACGGCGTAGCTGGCGCGTTGATTGGCTTTGCTGTGCTCGGTGCAGCAAGACCAAATGCACAAGGTTCAGCCATTGGTGCACTGTTTGTTGGCGTGCTGCTCAATGGTTTAACCATGATGAATACACCTTACTACACACAAGACTTTATCAAAGGCTTAGTTTTGGTAGCAGCGTTGATGTTTACCTTTGGCCTATCCAATAAACGTGCATAA
- a CDS encoding substrate-binding domain-containing protein codes for MKTLKKLTLCASIAGVMVTGGAMADTQSPFEGKEMRIAHVRYLSQGDFPELYLKGVKRQSEALGFKLDVYDARQDASLQRNQLEQAIMKGYDGIVLQHGFTDSIKDLADLAVQNGIKVVAFDVNAENPMIPQINQDDHLIARMSLEQAVKDNGEAWKAAYVYVPGIPPLDRRDEVFAEFKQKYPNIEEIARFGTMNNPIPNQVADQAAAVFRANPDISVAFSPYDEFAKGIKIAVDEAGLAKNVKIYSADISNSDIQAMREPNSAWVATVATNPSIMGEVSVRALAMLMKGDKVASQVTVPPVLITQEMLNQQDIKNMDDLVSKIPSFSSSTVLVPEWMPMPTVK; via the coding sequence ATGAAAACCTTAAAGAAACTTACCCTTTGCGCTTCCATTGCGGGTGTGATGGTCACTGGTGGTGCAATGGCCGATACGCAGTCTCCTTTTGAAGGCAAAGAGATGCGCATCGCTCATGTTCGTTATCTTTCTCAAGGCGATTTCCCAGAGCTATACCTGAAAGGTGTTAAGCGTCAGTCCGAAGCACTAGGCTTTAAACTTGATGTTTATGACGCGCGACAAGATGCGTCACTGCAACGTAACCAGTTAGAGCAAGCCATCATGAAAGGCTACGATGGTATTGTGTTGCAGCATGGTTTCACCGATTCGATTAAGGATTTGGCCGACTTAGCGGTGCAAAATGGCATCAAAGTTGTGGCGTTTGATGTGAATGCGGAAAACCCAATGATTCCGCAAATCAACCAAGATGACCATCTGATCGCTCGAATGTCGTTAGAGCAGGCTGTCAAAGACAATGGTGAAGCGTGGAAAGCGGCGTATGTATACGTACCTGGCATCCCTCCACTTGATCGCCGTGATGAAGTTTTCGCCGAATTTAAGCAAAAGTACCCAAATATCGAAGAAATTGCTCGTTTCGGTACTATGAACAACCCGATTCCGAACCAAGTCGCTGACCAAGCCGCTGCTGTGTTTAGAGCAAACCCAGATATCTCAGTTGCGTTTTCTCCTTATGATGAGTTTGCCAAAGGAATCAAGATTGCTGTTGATGAAGCCGGTCTTGCGAAGAACGTTAAGATCTACAGCGCGGATATTTCGAACTCTGATATCCAAGCGATGCGTGAGCCAAATAGTGCGTGGGTTGCGACCGTAGCCACTAACCCTTCAATTATGGGGGAAGTGAGTGTGCGTGCGTTAGCTATGCTGATGAAAGGTGACAAAGTCGCAAGTCAAGTTACCGTACCACCGGTACTGATCACTCAAGAGATGCTTAATCAACAAGACATCAAAAATATGGATGACTTGGTGAGTAAGATCCCTTCTTTCTCTTCGTCAACTGTGTTGGTGCCAGAATGGATGCCAATGCCAACGGTTAAATAA
- the mtnK gene encoding S-methyl-5-thioribose kinase, translated as MSNTVPAGYAPLNSDSLPQYLVNKLPTHLSLGGAPEQWTVTEVGDGNLNLVFIVEGTEKTIVVKQALPYVRAAGESWQLSLTRAFFEYNVLDIEAKVAGHSLVPQVYFYDQDMAIFAMEYLTPHIILRKELITGNTFASLAEDVGIFLAKTLFHTSDLGMNAEEKKALVSKFAVNHELCKITEDLIFTEPYFDAERNNWTTPDLDEDVHKVWQDEAMIQVAMRYKFKFMTEAQALLHGDLHSGSIMVTESETKVIDPEFGFMGPMAFDIGNYIGNLLMAYFSRPGWETDAASCEANQAYLLNQITTTWQVFVSHFTRLWNEKTQGEAYPTEIYQNGLGERALAHAQQEFFATLLEDTLVNAGLEINRRIIGFAGVADFKLIEDSQLRAQCERRALKLARELIVNAKEYREIAAIGQFAQSC; from the coding sequence ATGTCGAATACCGTTCCAGCTGGCTATGCGCCGTTAAACAGCGATTCTTTGCCTCAATATCTGGTGAATAAGTTGCCCACTCACTTGTCGCTAGGAGGTGCACCTGAGCAGTGGACAGTGACAGAGGTGGGCGATGGTAACTTAAATTTGGTGTTTATTGTTGAAGGCACCGAGAAAACCATCGTTGTTAAACAAGCTTTACCATATGTGCGTGCTGCTGGTGAAAGTTGGCAATTGTCCTTAACGCGTGCTTTTTTTGAATACAACGTTCTGGATATCGAAGCCAAAGTGGCTGGTCACAGCTTAGTTCCTCAAGTCTATTTCTATGATCAAGACATGGCGATATTCGCCATGGAATATTTGACCCCTCATATCATTTTACGTAAAGAACTGATCACCGGTAATACCTTCGCCAGTCTCGCAGAAGACGTGGGTATCTTCCTTGCCAAGACGCTGTTCCATACCTCAGATCTTGGAATGAATGCAGAAGAGAAAAAGGCGTTGGTATCCAAATTTGCGGTTAACCATGAGCTGTGCAAAATCACCGAAGACTTGATTTTTACCGAGCCATATTTTGATGCAGAGCGCAACAATTGGACCACCCCAGATCTAGACGAAGATGTGCACAAAGTTTGGCAAGATGAAGCGATGATCCAAGTTGCGATGCGCTATAAGTTCAAGTTTATGACTGAGGCTCAGGCTCTGCTTCATGGCGACTTACATTCTGGCTCGATTATGGTGACGGAATCTGAAACGAAAGTTATCGACCCAGAATTTGGCTTTATGGGACCAATGGCGTTCGACATTGGTAACTATATTGGCAATTTACTTATGGCATATTTCTCACGCCCAGGTTGGGAAACAGATGCCGCTTCATGCGAAGCGAACCAAGCATACTTACTCAATCAAATTACCACCACATGGCAAGTGTTTGTGAGCCACTTTACCCGTTTATGGAACGAGAAAACTCAGGGTGAGGCATATCCTACTGAGATATATCAAAACGGCTTGGGAGAACGCGCATTGGCACACGCGCAGCAAGAGTTCTTTGCGACGTTGTTAGAAGACACCCTAGTCAATGCGGGTTTAGAGATCAATCGACGCATTATCGGCTTTGCTGGCGTGGCAGATTTCAAACTGATTGAGGATAGCCAGTTACGCGCTCAATGTGAAAGAAGAGCATTAAAACTCGCGCGCGAGTTGATTGTGAATGCCAAAGAATATCGAGAAATTGCCGCAATCGGGCAGTTTGCGCAAAGTTGTTAA
- the mtnA gene encoding S-methyl-5-thioribose-1-phosphate isomerase — protein sequence MKINGKHQRTVWVAKDGWTVEILDQTKLPFEVEVIQLTSMKLAATAIREMWVRGAPLIGAVAAYGMALGMREESSDEHLQTCYDVLIETRPTAINLKWALDRVLAVLTKVPSEQRCQEAYRLAAEIADEDVQLCESIGEHGLEIIKQIAASKPAGSTVNILTHCNAGWLATVDWGTAISPIYKAHEAGINVHVWVDETRPRNQGLLTAFELGSHGVPHTLIADNAGGHLMQHGEVDLCIVGTDRTTAKGDVCNKIGTYLKALAAYDNQVPFYVALPSPTIDWTVYDGVKEIPIEQRSGDEQSHVYGVDPTGKRSWVNTAPAGTECGNYAFDVTPAKYVTGLITERGVCAATEEALEAMFSDLKNPELA from the coding sequence ATGAAAATTAATGGAAAACACCAACGCACCGTTTGGGTGGCAAAAGATGGTTGGACAGTTGAAATTCTCGATCAAACGAAGTTACCGTTTGAAGTCGAAGTAATTCAATTGACCTCAATGAAATTGGCAGCGACTGCCATTCGTGAGATGTGGGTAAGGGGAGCGCCGTTGATAGGTGCCGTTGCGGCCTATGGTATGGCTTTGGGCATGCGTGAGGAGAGCAGTGATGAGCACCTCCAAACTTGTTATGACGTGCTGATAGAAACCCGTCCCACTGCAATCAACTTAAAGTGGGCCTTGGATAGAGTGCTGGCGGTTTTGACGAAGGTTCCAAGTGAGCAACGTTGCCAAGAAGCCTACCGTTTAGCGGCAGAAATTGCAGACGAAGACGTGCAGTTATGTGAAAGCATTGGTGAACATGGTTTAGAGATTATCAAGCAAATTGCCGCGAGTAAGCCTGCGGGAAGCACAGTCAATATTCTAACGCACTGTAATGCTGGTTGGCTGGCAACGGTAGACTGGGGAACGGCGATTTCACCGATCTATAAGGCTCATGAAGCCGGCATTAATGTTCATGTTTGGGTTGACGAAACTCGCCCACGTAATCAAGGTTTGCTTACTGCGTTTGAACTGGGCTCTCATGGTGTTCCTCATACACTGATTGCAGATAACGCGGGTGGACACTTGATGCAGCATGGTGAAGTGGATCTTTGTATCGTCGGTACTGACCGCACCACAGCCAAAGGGGATGTTTGCAATAAGATTGGTACATACCTCAAAGCGTTAGCGGCCTACGATAATCAGGTTCCTTTCTATGTAGCGCTTCCTTCACCAACGATTGATTGGACTGTTTATGATGGCGTTAAAGAGATTCCAATCGAGCAGCGCTCTGGGGATGAGCAATCCCACGTTTATGGTGTCGACCCAACGGGCAAGAGAAGCTGGGTAAATACAGCGCCAGCGGGGACTGAATGTGGCAACTACGCATTTGATGTGACGCCAGCGAAATATGTGACTGGATTGATTACTGAACGAGGCGTATGTGCTGCGACTGAAGAGGCACTTGAAGCCATGTTTAGTGATTTGAAAAATCCAGAGTTGGCATAG